A single Drosophila miranda strain MSH22 chromosome XR, D.miranda_PacBio2.1, whole genome shotgun sequence DNA region contains:
- the LOC108153326 gene encoding cilia- and flagella-associated protein 45, giving the protein MPCFSASNVRFVSAESQLKEKCQELRSRARAQTAAYRPPPGGFRPSTSSHACVSFRRPFDQSAAYDQKQLKQNERERKRNQGSKHIVLRPNDLRRLKDQGRVVTVQEKLQEIDQKEEDHRQQLQLVEETRRRYKAIDKARQAVAGEDKISSVDTEILEEKGSVLSRAFLAKQEQEEEVKQINRMILDAKCKAVREAQIQEKHLLAKALREDDERLARMVNEQARKALSAEDERERLEIEKRAKYAQEIRQQLTERENLRYLEAKRVAEEAKDIRKATELVREEEERQRNFVHVRKQRFREELQRIRDMSNVFKTMLTEQERLADLRVMAYMREKQEKERQLKELKRLAKKEFERRQQRIFTVAAEAMETRHTNEELKYLKERDRVEREYRQREKDAAMAKRETERDLLESRAQQAQEMKHRLALEIAHAEEEFNKVMDRMREEEDKQKALDRQRDSQRQAYRKDLKQQMTDKAEERRRLAKIEAARVQKWLDQEQQRDTNIKQVISSKIAAMRENCLPEKYLKEVEKQLKNIQGSRNRIR; this is encoded by the coding sequence ATGCCGTGCTTCTCCGCCTCCAATGTGCGGTTCGTCAGCGCCGAGTCGCAGCTGAAGGAGAAGTGCCAGGAGCTGCGGTCGCGGGCCAGAGCGCAGACGGCCGCGTACCGTCCGCCGCCAGGGGGATTTCGACCCTCCACCTCCAGCCATGCCTGTGTCTCCTTCCGGAGGCCCTTCGACCAGTCGGCGGCCTACGACCAGAAGCAGCTGAAGCAGAACGAGCGCGAGAGGAAGCGCAACCAGGGATCGAAGCACATCGTGCTGCGACCCAACGATCTGCGGCGACTGAAGGACCAGGGCAGGGTGGTGACCGTGCAGGAGAAGCTGCAGGAGATCGATCAGAAGGAGGAGGACCACCGCCAGCAGCTCCAGCTGGTGGAGGAGACCAGGAGGCGCTACAAGGCCATCGATAAGGCGCGACAGGCAGTGGCCGGGGAGGACAAGATCAGCAGCGTGGACACCGAGATTCTGGAGGAGAAGGGTTCGGTGCTGAGCCGCGCCTTCCTGGccaagcaggagcaggaggaggaggtgaaGCAGATCAATCGCATGATTCTCGATGCCAAGTGCAAGGCGGTGAGGGAGGCCCAGATCCAGGAGAAGCATCTGCTGGCCAAGGCCCTGCGGGAGGACGACGAGCGCCTGGCCCGAATGGTCAACGAGCAGGCGCGCAAGGCCCTGAGCGCCGAGGATGAACGGGAGCGGCTGGAGATCGAGAAGCGGGCCAAGTACGCCCAGGAGATCCGGCAGCAGCTGACCGAGCGCGAGAACCTTCGCTACCTGGAGGCCAAGCGGGTGGCCGAGGAGGCAAAGGACATCCGCAAGGCCACCGAGCTTGTgcgcgaggaggaggagcgccAGCGCAACTTTGTCCACGTCCGCAAGCAGCGCTTCCGCGAGGAGCTGCAGCGGATCCGCGACATGTCCAATGTGTTCAAGACCATGCTGACGGAGCAGGAGCGCCTGGCCGACCTCCGGGTGATGGCCTACATGCGCGAGAAGCAGGAGAAGGAGCGCCAGCTGAAGGAGCTGAAGCGGCTGGCCAAGAAGGAGTTCGAGCGCCGACAGCAGCGCATCTTCACGGTGGCCGCCGAGGCCATGGAGACGCGCCACACCAACGAGGAGCTCAAGTACTTGAAGGAGCGCGACCGTGTGGAGCGCGAGTACCGGCAGCGGGAGAAGGACGCGGCCATGGCCAAGCGGGAGACGGAGCGGGACCTGCTCGAGTCGCGCGCCCAGCAGGCCCAGGAGATGAAGCACCGCCTGGCCCTGGAGATCGCCCACGCCGAGGAGGAGTTCAACAAGGTGATGGACCGCATGCGCGAGGAGGAGGACAAGCAGAAGGCGCTCGATCGCCAGCGCGACTCCCAGCGCCAGGCCTACCGCAAGGACCTCAAGCAGCAGATGACCGACAAGGCGGAGGAGCGCCGTCGCCTGGCAAAAATCGAGGCCGCTCGCGTCCAGAAGTGGCTCGACCAGGAGCAACAGCGCGACACCAACATCAAGCAGGTGATCAGCTCCAAGATCGCGGCCATGCGGGAGAACTGCCTGCCCGAGAAGTACTTGAAGGAGGTGGAGAAGCAGCTGAAGAACATCCAGGGCTCGCGCAATCGGATACGCTGA